The genomic interval ATACATGAGGGGTGGCCCCAAAAGGAGGTTGCGGTAACCAGAACTTTGTCCAATGTTCTcctttagttttcatttatttatttttatttaatgatttttatattttccatcatagctggtttaccgtgttatgtcaattttcctactgcacagcaagatgactctgttacacatacatgtatacattcctttttctcacactatcatgctccatcataagtgactagatatagttcccagtgttatacagcaacatctcattgcttatccattacaaggcaatactttgcatctattaaccccaaattcctagtccatcccaatccctccccctcccccatggcaaccacaagtctgttctccatgtccatgattttcttttctgtgggaaggttcatgtGTGtcatatagtagattccagatataagtgatatcgtatggtatttgtctttctctttctgactgacttcacttactatgagagcctctagttccatccatgttgctgcaaatggcattattttgttcttttttataactgtgtagtattccattgtgtatgcaaaccacatcttcttaatccattcatctgtcaatggacatttaggttgtcacTATTCTCCTTTAGCTGGAGTTTCACTTGTTCATCACCTGGTGGAATAGCTGATGCTACTCTCCTGCTGTCCTCAAGGGGCACCCCAATCCTCACAACTCTTCCAGCCAACTAGTGCACAGTTCTTTGCATCTCTGTTGAGCCAATTTTCTCAGGAAATGGTGGTGGCAGTTTTCCAGACATACACAACCAAGGTGCAAAGAAAGctcttttaaaaactcaaaaaaagtcATACAGGCACATATATGGCATAGATGCAgttatttcatttctgtatttaatgttatttcatttctatagttaatgtatttatttctcatgCTACTTACTACCTGATCAAAAAGAGTTGGCTTGAAAGACAGACACTATAGGAACATTAAGATAAAGGATCCATGATCTGAATTTTAGGATGGTGGAAAGGGCACTCAAAGATAGTTGTTAGaactggagatttaaaaaaaaaaaaagaattctgagcTTCTTTGGGagcaagacaaaagcaaaaagtcCCACATATGATAAAATTTGCCAGTTTCTCAGGAGAGATAAACATCAGAGAGGTTTACGGAACGTTAGTCCTTTAAGCAACAACAGCAAGGGAACTAGAGTCTAGTCACAGGTTGTTAGGTCACATTGTTCACTAGGCATATTGGTCACCAACTCCTTTCCTGATCTTCTCTGCTCCATGTAACTTACCCAACACATTTCCACCATCTCTTGGTAAGTCTGGTCCTACTGTCCCCTAAAGCCTATATCCTTGGCTTCTTCAgtatgacacacacacactgagcagCTACAGGATGCAAGTGCCTTCTTTATCTCCTAGATCCTCTCCTATGACAGAGCATCTCTTCCTCTTTGAAAAGCTGTGCCTCTCATTGGGCCAGCAAGCACACAGCTGAAGCAGTCTGCAGAAGGATGACTAGAGGTCCCAGGTGACTAGCAGAACAGAGAGGGTTAGCATTTTTCAGTCCTAATGAGGGAATCACATCTTCCCCATTTGAGATTATCGCCAGGGCCTCTCAGCTACTGCCCTGGGTGTATGGTGCAGAGATGTGACCTTGGGAACAGAGGTCCCCAAAGTCTAAAGGGTCCTCAAGTGTGTCGAAATTATCTGTATAATTTCATGTGGGAATTATGTTATATATGAATAGAGTTCTGCACATAGGCTCTGTGGTCTTTATGATCATCTCAGATGGAATCataacttcaaaaaaattaaggagCATTACTGTGGACTTCTACTGCTGCCTTTGAGTAATCTTTCAAGCCTTTCACTGTGCAGAAGGAAGCTAGGTTTTATTCCATCCTGACCTTAGGACTTTGTCGTCTACACCTACTGTCCAGAATAAGGCAGAGTCCTTCGTCAGAATTGAAATCCATAGCATGTCTCAAGCCTTCTTCTATATTGCCAAGTCataataaaaccacaatgaggagttcccgttgtggctcagtggtgatgaacctatccatgaggatgcgggttcaatccctggccttgctcagtggcttaaggatccagctttgccatgaactgtggtgtaggtctgacaGCTGCAGAccagctgtgtggctgtggctgtggatcctgtgctgctgtggctgtggtgtgggctggcagctgcagctccgattcgacccctagcctgggaatttgcatatgctttgggtgcagccctaaaaagacaaaacaaacaaacaaacaaaacaaaacaaaacaaaaaacccacaatgcaTATCTACAGTGCTCTATGGTTTATAAACTATGTCCAAATACATTTTCTGATTTGGTCTTCACAGTAACCCTGGGAGGTAAGCACTGCAGTCttcatttcacagaggaaaaacACCAGCTCAAGGAGTTGCAGTGACTGATTCAGGGTTTCTCTAGAGCTGGCAAATTCTGGGTCCATTCCAGGACCTGAATTCTATGATATGATTATATTCTACCTACCAGGAACCACAGTGTGATGGGAAAAGCTGGCCTTTCAGCATAGCTGAAACCATCCCAAGCCACTAAGACCTCTTCCTGTTAGTTTAGCCTTATTAACCTGACACTCTGAAATGTGACCTCAGCCCCTCAGTATACACACTGCAAAGTATTGCTCACAACACTTATATAAAAAGTGACTTGCTAGATGATAACTCAGATTATTAGTGTATACTCTATAGGAATATTATGCTTTGGGTACATAGACTAATGCCATGGTCAGAGACTGAGCCACAGGGGCAAATACAAggcgggtggtggtggtgatgcagGTGGCAGGGGGAGATTTTCTTTGACTTGGATAGACTTGAGCTGCATTAGATCACTCGCTCAAAAGGATTTGCCTCTCAATCCATCAGAAGGCACTTCTTATCCTCGACTTCTTGCCACAGGAGGCCTATGTGACTCACCAAGATAAAATCCGGTTGGCGGGGGAGCTGATGACCGTCTTCGGGGCTGTGATCATCCTGTTTCTAGAGGTGAGGTGCAGCCGGATCCAGGCTGAGGCCAACCCCCTGGGGCCTCGACCTGAACTGCAGTCCACATcgttattatttgtttgttttttcctgaccTTTTCCCAGATCCCAGATATCTTCAGGGTCGGTTTCTCTCGCTATTTCGGACAGACTGTCCTTGGGGGACCATTCCATGTCATCACGTGAGTGTCTTTGCTTCCAGCCCCCTACCTCCCCTTGCCGGAAATGTCCCAGGTCTCCCATCCCCTCTCTGGGACCCTCACTTCCAGGGAGTTTTCTCCAGGGGTTTATATGTGTGACCGTGTGCTTAGGTATAAAGACTAAGCTGAGTGTGGGAGGCGCATGCAAGTCAATGCCGTGCTGGAGGGGACCTAGCATATTTCCAGTCCTCCTCTCACTCTGCCCTCCCTGCTCTCCCCCCAGCATCACCTATGCCTCCCTGGTGCTGGTGACCATGGTGATGCGTCTTTCTAACACTGATGGCGAGGTGGTACCCATGTCCTTCGCCCTGGTGCTGGGCTGGTGCAGTGTCATGTACTTTGCCCGAGGATTCCAGATGCTGGGTCCCTTCACCATCATGATCCAGAAGGTCAGTGCCTTCCCCACACTTTCCTCAGACATTGGACCTTCTCAGACGGAGGGAGGGAGTAGGGGCAAAAAGGAAAATGCTGGGAGTGGGTTTGGTGAAACTATGGTGACTTCTGCTCTATCAGCAATGGCTTCGGAGAGACAGGTGGAAAAAGgattctcccccgcccccaccctcctctctgTTTTTTATAGATGATTTTTGGAGACCTGTTGCGTTTTTGCTGGCTGATGGCTGTGGTTACTCTGGGATTTGCCTCAGGTGAGAGCACCACTCTCTCCTCCACCAGATCATCCAACCCAGCTCTCCAGGAAATTCTCTCTCACTCTTGCTCTCCTTTCTCACTCCTCATTTgcctctctgctttttcttcccGCCTGGTGGAAAGTGCATCAAAAACCACTCATATCTGTAGGATCAGGGTCACTCAGGTTGGCCTAGAAAGTAGACCCATGTGCTTTGAATTTTGAGGCCAATAACATTCAAGATCTTTAAAGGGCTTTGAGGTGAGCAGGATATTAAACAGGAAAGACTGGCCAGTCGTGAAAAGTGCTAGAGGCAAACAGACCTTCCAGTAAACTGCTCTGTGTTGACActtcagaagaagaaacaaaaaacagtcaaTAATACATCAagtgccttttttgttttttctatgtgTGGCCAAAGTTGAAAGAAAGGAATTTGCagaaggaaatacagaaaaggggtttggagagcttgaagaatgaaagaggaaagcagaagagTCTGAGCCTccccagagaggctgggagaagaGAGACAAGTGGGGACCCAGTTCTGGGCCAAGGTGCAGGGGGAGAGGGccggggagaggagagaggaagggagaacgGAACACCTGGAGACAAAGTGGACGTTCTTAGGGAAagatggggagaggaaggaagggcgaAAAATGGCAACTCAAAACCAGTCCTCCGTGACTGAAGCTGAAACTGAAACCACTCCTCTGTGTCTGAAGCTGAACCTCCAGATGGGTAGATGAATGGTTTGATGTGTGTGTGAAGACCCCAATCTTAAAGACCATGAGGACAGAGGATGCAACTCTTGGGCTAGGCATTTCCCTGCATAATGGAGGTTTGCCCAAAACAGCGGCCCAAGAATAAATACACCAAGATCTGAACTCTGAGAGGGGAAAACTGTGGTAGGCAGCCTGTATGGAGTATTCCTCATGCCTTcttcctctccaccctccccagctgtatctacacatatacacaatgaggAGTCTTTTAGAGGTTCCAGTGCTGCAATTAGTTTCCAGGATGCCCAGTACCATCCAGGAAGCTATGTGTTGAGCAGGGAAATCTTTTTCCTGAAGATCCAAGCTCACCCAGGAAATCTCTGAGTGATAGATGGTTATCTAGAGGCCagtgagtttttttgttgttgttgttttgttttgttttgttttgtcttttttccatagggccatgcctgcagcataaggaagttcccaggctaggggttgaatcggagctatagctgccatcctacacctcagccacagcaacaccagatctgagccacatctgcaacctgccccATAACTTTCAGCAATGCCAtagccttaacctactgtgtgaggctaaggatcaaaccggcatcctcatggatactagttggagtcttgacccgctgagccacagtgggaatgccgagcagattttttttttttttaaggcactttTCTTTTAGCCTTTTCATGTACTCAGTTCTTTAAAATTGTTGGAGAGTCCATGCATTCTTATAACAACTTGCCTTTTAAATATCTGGTTTTCTGAAATGTAAAAACCAGTAAAGtgacttacatatttatttattttgattttatggctgcacctgcggcatatggaagttcccaggctagaggtctaattggagctgtagctgccggtcatagccacagccacagcaatgcaggatccaagcagcacctgagacctacaccacagttcatggcaatgctggatcctgtaacccaccaagcaaggccagggatcgaacccaagtcctcatggatgctggttgggttccttaccactgagccactatgtaAAGTGacttattacatatatatgttttgctAAATTCTGAGTATTACCATTATCCAGTGTGATGAGCTTGGTCATAGGACTTGGTCAGAGTCAGCCAGGTCCACAGGTAAAAATGTGACCTCCGTGTGTAATTCACACATCTCCATGtacgtgtgcatgtgtgcctgtgtgtaaaTGAGTGGGGATGTACGTGCAGGTTGAATGACTGCTGACCAGGCCCATGCTTATTGTGATAACTTCCGGTTTCCTGATCTCCATGCTCCCTTCCTGGGCGGAGCAGCGTTTTTTATCATTTTCCAGACAGAGGATCCATCCAAATTGGGACAATTCTATGACTACCCCATGGCGCTCTTCAGCACCTTTGAGCTGTTCCTCACCATCATCGATGGCCCCGCCAACTATGACGTGGATCTGCCCTTCATGTTCAGCATCGTCTACTTCGCCTTCGCCATCATTGCCACTCTGCTGATGCTCAACCTGCTCATCGCCATGATGGGCGACACACACTGGCGGGTGGCCCACGAGCAGGACGAGCTCTGGCGAGCCCAGGTGTGTCCACTGATGTCAGTCTTACGAAAGGGGccggggagggagagaaaaatcaaagtggAACATGTTGCGGTAGGTGACTCTTAGAATAACCCAGTGAAGCTGTCACCCCAAGAGAGGTACTTTGGGATAGATGGAGGGGACAAAAGAGGGTGGGATGGTGGGAGAGGAGCTGGGTCTTGATTGCAGGGGAAGGGTAGCTCCCAGAGTCCTCCTTGAATCCAGTGGGAACTAGAAACTGTCTTGTTCATATATATTCTAGTTTTTAATTTGGAACTTATCTTCTATTTGCTTCTGTAACTTCCtgtttcctctttgatatcttcTTTATATCATAATAGGCTAATAACATTTTAGAGTTGGAAGTGCCTTTAGTGGTCCTCTGGTCAGGACCCAGCATACACCCACTTATTGACCAGAGGGTcagtcaataatttttaaatgttgataagGACCTGATTATCATGCAGATTTGGGCAGAGGTTGGGAGGAGAGACCTTTTTCATAGgtcaaaagttttgtttttagaaaagtcCATAGTGCCTTAACCTGAAGCTTATCTTTCTATAATTCTGTTCTTGGACTAGAACTGGCCCCAGTTCTCGTAGCATGCAGACCCTCCTCCCTCTCGCATACGAGCACCATTCAGATATTTGAAGACAGCCGTCATTAAGCCCCTCAGACTTTTCATTCATGCGCAATAATGATGTAGAGCCTGCTCTGTGTTGGGAAGTGTCTAGGAGCAGGGATACAATACACAAGGATGGAGTCTGTGTCCTCTTGGAGCTTACAGGATGGCTGGGAAGACAGACACCAAACAAACGGCTTCAGAAAACTGCACAATTACGGCGGCAAACGTGCCATAGAGAAGTAGAACATGCTAAGAACAGGGCACAACTGGAAAGTGAGGAAATGATTTCTTGATGAAATGACATTTAAGATGGGTACTAATTAGTCCAttaagaagaaggaagggaaagggtgCCAGGATTTGTAACAGCTGGGACTCTTGACTCTAGGGATAGGAAACCAAACTCAAATAAGCTTTAAAAgggttggggggagttcctgtcgaggctcagtggtaataaacccgactaggatccatgaggatgcaggttcgatccctggcctcgctcagtgagttaaggatccagcattgctgtggttgtggtcacccatgcagctccaattcaacccctagcctgggcatttccataggctgtgggtatgaccccaaaaagacaaaaaaataaaagggggggggacggTGAGGGGGAGGGTATGTTGATCCTCATCTCGGGAAAGTTTAAGGAATCAAACTAGCTTTAGGCACGTCTGGCCAGAGCCTGGATCTCCATTCTGCACATTATATCCgtttctctgttcttctctcttctgtCCTGACTCTTCTAAGTCCCTTGCTTGCATCACATCAGGAAGCTCTAAATTCCCAAAGGAAAGAGCAGGTGCTCTGTGTTCCAAATTCTGAGGGCTCCTTTCTTACGGGATCCTGTGTGTCTCTCAATGCTGTGGATAACAGCCCTTGAAAGTGCCTCTTCCTCCAGAACCCACCTCATTGCAACAAGTCTGATCAGAggtgcatccttttttttttaattaattaatttatttttctgctgtacagcatgggggccaagatacacttacatgtatacattttttcccacccttcatTCCGTTACAATAtatctaggcatagttctcaatgctactcagcagaatatcattgtaaatccattccaagttgtatatgataagcccaagctcctgatccctcccactccctccctctcccccgaggcagccacaagtctgttctccaggtccatgattttcttttctgtggaaatgttcatttgttctgtacattagattccagttgccaaagcaatcctgagaaacaaaagccaagcagggggcataactctcccagacttcaagcagtattacaaagccacagtcatcaaaacagtgtggtactggtatcaaaacagacagaccaatggaacagaatagggaacctagaaataaaccctgacacctatggtcaattgatctttgacatgggaggcaagaacataaaatgggaaaaagaggagttcccttcgtggcgcagtggttaacgaatccgactaggaactatgaggttgcgggtttggtccctgcccttgctcagtgggttaatgatccggcgttgtggtgagctgtgatgtaggtcgcagatgcggctcggatgccacgttgctgtggctctggcgtaggccgccagctacacctccgattcaacccctagcctgggaatctccatatgctgcgggagcggcccaaagaaacagcaaaaaaaaagacaaaccaaaaaaaaatgggaaaaagaaagtctattcagcaagcattgctgggaaacctggacagccgtatgcaaagcaatgaaattagaacacaccctcacaccatgcacagaggCGCATCCTTGAATTTAAGGTTAAGGCCAAAGCTCGGAGAATGGTGGAAGTGGAAGTGGTGGAGTCTGGGGGAGAATAGACTCATTAACCAGGCCTGGGTGAAGTCCAGTATGCTCTAACTGATGGTTTGAGAGAGGAGGAGAAGTGACTCTCTAAATGGAGGCTGGGCTCTGTTACCAGGGGAGGGTAGGGGCTGAATGATGGCACAAGGAGAAATAACAAACATCCTTTTTAAGATAAAGACCAAAGGCTATccagggaaagggaagaggatgGAAAGCTCTGAGGTTGAAGGGAGCTTGGGGTGACTAAGAAACAGAGAGAAGGACGAGGGGAGCCTGGCCTGCTGAGAAAGATGGTGAGTGGGTGAAGACAAAATAGAGAGTGGAGCTACTTTGGGAATTGTTAGTTCCTCTGGTTAATCAAGCTTCCGGACCCAATATCCACCCTGACTGACCCCTCTGCTCAGGCCTAATAGATCATGAACCTTGTGGACCCCTCAAAaggtctttcatttatttatttatttattttaagggctgaacctgtggcatatggaggttcccaggctagaggtctaatcggagctacagctgccagcctacatcacagtcgcagcaatgccagatctgagctgcatctgtgacctacaccgcagcttgcggcaaccctggatcctcaacccactgagcaaggccagggagtgagcccacgtcctcatggatactagttccaTTCttaaccacaacgggaactccaaaaggtctTGCTCTGATGGGAAGCATGCAGGTAAAGAGGGGTCATGCCTTTCCTCGTGTGGGATTCTTCACTATAAATAGCACCGAAAATGGAGTCAAGTCTTTTAGCAAATATGCAATCGGCCCATATTAGGCCTCTGAGCAACTAAAACCCCCACATTTTTGCAGCATGACCGACTTAGCTAAACTCTTTTACCATTTCTCCTGTACTCAATGTGCTACTTTAGTCTTCTACATAAATCTAGGACCTTACATTGGTTTTCTTAAAATTGATTTAGTGGGTTTTGACCAGCATTCTAGACTGGTGAGgtcatttttatattgttttgtcaTCTTGGCATATTATGTATCCCTCCCAGTTTTGTGTCACAGACATATTTGATAAGCTTGTCTTTTATGTTTCATCTAAGTAATTAATGAAGACTGGGCAAAGGACAGAACACGTGACATGCCACTAGAATTTTGCCTGCCAAGTCTGCAATCATTAACCCATAGTTTTCCTTCCTAGGATACAGGTATATATTGAATTTGCTGCAAAGTCCCTGAATACAGGCAACATCATTTCATCCCCCAGATCATAGAGACactatttaatcattttatttcactCAAGATAACTGGTCTAAGGCTTCTCCTTGGAAAAAGGAAACGAGACTAGTTCAGAGTGATTCATTTTCCGTGAATCTGAACAGCAATGTCAGGGTCACTCTTCTGTTCAAAACACTCATAAACTATTCTCTCCTTTGTGGTGAATGATGAGGAAGGCAGGTAGCATGGTGCCACACACAGGCCAGGGATAGGTAACTGCTGTCATCTCCACTGGTCTCTGGTGTCCTCGTCTTACAGGCTCCTTTTGGTTCCCTCTGTTAGTAGCCACCACGTTTTCTGAAActtgagactttttttctttcttttcttttcgttgttgttgttgttgtctttttagggccataccttcagcctatggaggttcccaggctaggtgtcaaaccggagctgtagctgccggcctacaccacagccacagccacagccgcacaggatctgagccacatctatgacccacaccacagctcacagcaatgccagatccttaacccactgagcaacgccagggattgaacctgcattctcatggataccagtcggattcattacagCTGAGTCATAACAAGAACGCCTCATGGCTCTTTCTGagttcttcctctgtctcttgcCTCTTCTAGGTTGTAGCCACCACGGTGATGCTGGAGAGAAAGATGCCTCGAGCCCTGTGGCCTCGCTCTGGCATCTGTGGGTACAAGTACGGGCTGGGGGACCGCTGGTTCCTGAGGTGAGTGACAGTGTTGTTATGTGAACCGTCCACCTGTGTGAGGCTATGGGAACAAGGGTGACCAGTTCCACATTTCTGACCCTTTTCTCCATTCTTGAGATTCCACACTGGACCCAAAGGGAAAGTCATTGCCCTAGAAAGTGAAACCATTAgccttttggggggaggggctggagctgaAGTGGAGGGGTGCAAAGAATGCCGAGAGCCGATGCCAGGCTGTGAGTACATAGGGGTAGTCCTGCAGGACCAGCTGCGAGCATGTGTCTTTGCTCAACTGTGGGCATGGGTTACCCAACCTGGTCTAGTATTGTTTCCACCTGACCCCCTCTTGTAGCATACTGTCACCTTGACACTAACCTGCTCCTTCATTCTCTACCTTCAGCTCCTCCCGTCTTTCTTCCctcatttatttcctaaaaagcATCTCCTCATCCTTacctcacatttattttttaatcagtgcTGTTTTCCCTTCCATACGCACCCCATTCCCCAGCGTCACACCCACACACAGGCCCCACTCCCCTCCAAACCCTGAACGCACAGCCTCCCCGATCTCCACCCCAGGTGATCCTCCATCTCCCTCCACGTCCCTTTATTTAATCCTAGGCGCTCTTCTGGCTTCCACTCtgccaactccctccccctttcctcttgctCCTGTTTCCTTCTGGGCCCCATTCACATCTGCTTCTCCCCATGGCCCATCTCGGTCCACCTTGGCTGAgccctcttctctccccctcctcaggGTTGAAACCAACCAAGATCAGAATGCGCTGCGAGTACGTCGCTATGTGGAAGCTTTCAAGGGCTCAGACAAAGAGGAAGGACAAGAGTGTCTCTCTGAGAAACAGCCCTCTGTGGTGGAAAGTGGGACGCTAGCCAGGGCCTCcctggccctccccaccccctccctgtcccGGACCACCTCTCGCAGCAGCAGCAGTCACCGAGGTTGGGAGATCCTTCGTCGCAACACCCTGGGACACTTGGGACACTTGAATCTCGGACTGGACcttggggagggggatggagaagAAAGCGTCTATCACCTGTGATTAGGACGCTGTTACTCTTGTCCTGACTCCAGGTAGGCCTGCGGAGGGGCGGAGGGGCGGAGACGGAGAGTACCTGGCTTTCATGCCTGTTAATCCTGGGTGGGATGGACAGAATAATTCTGACAGACCAAGGCTTGCTCTTCACATCAGCATTTCCAGGGATGATCCAAGGGCCTTACGTAGCCTTCTGACTTCTTGGAAGTCCCACGTCTTAGGAAACGAAGGTATCTTTTCGAGCTAAGTCAGACCTGGCCACTAAAGACCTGAGGTAGGGATGCTACACCAATGACTGGGTCATCACCTTTCTGCCCCCTGAGGCACTAGATTGCAAGCTGTGAAAGACTCCCTGGTTCTATCAGGCTTCACGTGGGAAGAGCCAGGCTGGGCACTGAGGTTGCAACCTCTCACCTTTCCCTGAACCCCATAGGATTCTTACTCACCTAACCAACCAAAACCCAGCTAAAAAACTGCGAGAAGAAAgattctttatctttcctttatttaaaaaagaaatgcatcacGATATacatttgccattttaactaTTTGTAAGTGTACCCTTCTGTGgcattatttatattcatattgttGGGCAACAGTCACCAATGTTCATCTATGGAATTTTTTAAACCTAAACCCTTGTACCCATTAGATATTCATTCCCCATCATCCCATCCCCACGGCCCCTGATAAACCAACATTCTACATTCTATGACTTTGACTGCTCGCGTTACGTCATGAATGGAGAATCACACAGTGTGAGTCCCGTCGTGCCTGGCTCATTTGACattgcataatgttttcaagattcatccatgctgtagtgTGAGTCAAAATTTAACTCCTTTTAAAGGTCAACTAGTATTTCATTCTATGTATGTACCACCACATtgtgtttatccatccatccactgatGGACGTTTGTGTTGTTACTGTTTTTGGCTAGTGTGAGTGATATTGCTAGGGCCATTGGTATACAATTATCTGTTCCAATTCCTGCATTCGATGTCTTTGGGTTTGTAACCAGAAGTGATTCCACATTCCCATTCGGCTGGGTCTTGTGGCAAGTCTCtgattaattttttgagaaactgccatactgttttccacagcagctggaCTATTTTACATTTCCTCAGCAATTACACAGGGCTCccatttccccacatcctcaccagcacttgtctctttctgt from Sus scrofa isolate TJ Tabasco breed Duroc chromosome 18, Sscrofa11.1, whole genome shotgun sequence carries:
- the TRPV5 gene encoding transient receptor potential cation channel subfamily V member 5 isoform X2; the protein is MNQNVNLVKALLAHGANVSARAVGSAYRLSPQNLIYFGEYPLSFAACMGSEEMVRLLIDHGADIRAQDSLGNTVLHILVLQPNKTFACQMYNLLLSYDGRGDHLQSLELVPNHEGLTPFKLAGVEGNTVMFQHLMQKRKHIQWTCGPLTSTLYDLTEIDSWGEDVSFLELVVSSKKREARQILEQTPVKQLVSFKWRRYGRPYFCILGTLYVLYMVCFTMCCIHRPLKPRSRNCTSPRDITIFQQKLLQEAYVTHQDKIRLAGELMTVFGAVIILFLEIPDIFRVGFSRYFGQTVLGGPFHVITITYASLVLVTMVMRLSNTDGEVVPMSFALVLGWCSVMYFARGFQMLGPFTIMIQKMIFGDLLRFCWLMAVVTLGFASAFFIIFQTEDPSKLGQFYDYPMALFSTFELFLTIIDGPANYDVDLPFMFSIVYFAFAIIATLLMLNLLIAMMGDTHWRVAHEQDELWRAQVVATTVMLERKMPRALWPRSGICGYKYGLGDRWFLRVETNQDQNALRVRRYVEAFKGSDKEEGQECLSEKQPSVVESGTLARASLALPTPSLSRTTSRSSSSHRGWEILRRNTLGHLGHLNLGLDLGEGDGEESVYHL